The Lacerta agilis isolate rLacAgi1 chromosome 16, rLacAgi1.pri, whole genome shotgun sequence genomic sequence AATCATTTTCTGGGTGTAAAGGTGTTCATGGTGCTTGTAATCCGGTTGACACAAGCTTGCAAACAGATTAAATTTATGGCAACCCTCTGCCTCAGTGCATACAAAACCACACATACTGAGAGACCGGGGTGCTTTTAGCACTAGGCCCTTTAGAGCTCTAGTCCTTTTATAATTTGTGTTCATGGAGTTGTATGGTTGGAAAGAACCAAATGTGCAACACCAACTCTGAAGGAGAAGAACACTTATAAgggtataataaaaaaaaaataaaaaaaaaaattccttccagtagcaccttagagaccaactaattttgttcttggtatgagctttcgtgtgcatgcacacttcttcagataaggatATATTAAATAGTTAACATGTATTGTTTTCCCTGTTTAGGAACTAGAGTCCTCAACATGTGTAGCAATGTTCTAGTGAAACTATCTGGCTGGGGGTGGAAAGGGGTGGTATAAGATTTATTTTATCTGCATAAGTTGCAACATCTCTTAAATAAAATGACTTTCAAAATTCCTGCATTGATCAAAGGGAATTCTCAGAGGTAGTCCATAATGAATTAAGTGAGGGAAGGATGTATCCCCAGTTATATCTCCAATATAGGACAGGACTTGGAACAATAGAAAAGAGAATAATCAAGGATAGTAAATTGGAGACTCCCTTTGATTTCAAAAGCAAATTGCATAGGGTGCTGTACAGGTAACAAAAAGACCAAAACTACCTTGGGTATGTGAAACTAGTTGTGTGGTTCTTTCAACCTTGCCTTGTGTTCTCAACCTGCAATGTCTTTCGACATAATTTAGACGGTGTTTGGAAGAAGTCATTTTATTTATGAGTGGCCTTGTACTTATTTAGGCATAATTTTAGTACATGACTTAACCAACAAGAAGTCCTCCCAGAACCTGTATCGATGGTCTTTGGAAGCTCTCAACAGAGATGTTGGTCCATCAGGAGTGCTGGTGACAAATGGGTGAGTGTGCAGAGGACCTGACAATCATGGTAAATGTGATGGAGGGATGAGATAAGTTGAGAGTGTCTCTCCCCCTTTCCAAAATGTGTGTTGAGGAGCAGGCCCTTGCTCTTTATCTTTCTATTgtttaacaggaccagtggtcctcTCCCAGTTAATGTTAGTGTCTTTAATGAGTAgtggaaaatattgtttactgACACACATATCCTCTTTTTGTTGTGTAGGGACTATGACCGTGAGCAGTTTGCCGATAACCAGATTCCGCTGCTTGTCATAGGAACCAAGCTGGACCAGATCCCAGAAGTGAAGCGCGGTGATGTCTTGACCAGAACTGCTTTCCTTGCTGAGGATTTCAGTGCAGAAGAAATTAATCTGGTTTGTATTTTTTACCTTATTTTTGTCAGTTTGGATTAagattttttaatattaaaaagggCATGAATACCTTTCTCAAATCagattttattgtgtttatgcaaTCTGCAGATCAGTTATGCAAATTTTACAGAGTTAACCAGAATAGTAtgcatgtttatttctttgacatctgatgggagggcgttccacagggccacTACCAAgcaggccctctgcccggttccctgtaacctcacttctctcagggagggaaccaccagaagaccctcggagctggacctcagtgtcctggctgaacgatcaaggtggagacgctccttcaggtatactgggccgaagccatttagggctttaaagggcagcaccaacactgggagccagtgtggtgtagtggttaagagtggtagactcgtaatctggggaaccgggttcgtgtctccactcctccacatgcagctgctgggtgaccttgggctagtcacatttctttgaagtctctcagccccactcacctcacagagtgtttgttgtgggggaggaagggaaaggagaatgttagccgctttgagactccttcgggcagtgaaaagcgggatatcaaatccaaactcttcttcttctcttcttctttgaattgtgctcagaaacgtactggaagccaatgtaggtctttcaggactggtgttatatggtctcggcagccactcccagtcaccagtctagctgccgcattctagattaactgtaatttccgggtcaccttcaaaggttgttgttgttcagttgttcagtcgtgtccgactcttcgtgaccccatggaccagagtacgccagccacgcctatctttcactccctcccgcagtttggccaaactcatgctagtcgcttcaagaacactgtccaaccatctcatcttctacAAAGGTAGCGCCacgtaaagcacattgcagtagtttaagcgggagataaccagagcatgcaccactctggcgagacagttcccgggcaggtaggttctcagcctgcgtaccaaatggagctgctagacagctgccctggacacagaattgacctgcgcctccatggacagctgtgtgtccaaaatgactcccaggctgcacacctggtccttcaggagcacagttacctcattcaggatATAGATGTTCAAGGACATGAACTTGTGGAGAAAAAATGTTACCTGTTCTTTTCATTAATTTTGTGAGTGAGTGGCAAGGCAGGCTTCATTTGGTCAGTGGAAAGTGAGCATCATTCTTCAGGTGGTCAAGGACGTTTCTGTTATATTCTCAGTGGCTAATAGAAATAATTGTTGGATACCAAGCTTGGGCATGACTGGTTTATTCCTGTCTTTCTACATGAAATTGATTGTCCACATAGAAAAATTTCCATGTGTGAACTGACTCTTAATACACAGCTATTGCTTCGGTTTGAGCCCTAGGGCTGGCGAtatttggttttcaacatcatgatatatcaccagctaaacattgtgatataccgatatatcatgatgtctgaaataaggatggagctatgtagaggcattggctggcttcacggttttcctcACATTGTgatgttttggacaatatatcgcccagccctattgAGCACAGGATTGTGTTTTGCAGTTCAGAACTTATGTGCTTGTTAAGGATTGTGGTTTCATTGACTCTCAAGAGAAAGTTACCTGTTGATGTTTTCAGGACTGCACCAACCCTCGCTACCTGGCTGCAGGCTCCTCCAACGCTGTGAAGCTTAGTAGATTCTTTGACAAGGTGAGTCTTTCATTTAGGTACTGCATATCtattgctttttcatttttgcagCCTAGAAATTGAAGAGCATTAGCCTTGAGTAACTTGATGTGAATTGCATTAGCCTTGAGTAACTTGATGTGAATTGCATAGGCCACTGAATTTCCTTTACAGCTGCTTGAACAGTAATAGTGTTGAACAGTAACTGAGCAGGCCAGGCTGAGACAACCTGTTGAGGACCTAAAAATTCGTGGTCAGGGAGAGGTGAATTCTGTGAGAGCAGTTCAGGCATACTGGACAAGTGATAAATAGGCAGGTTAACAAGACTGGAGATGAAGAGTTCAGGTAGCGCCAGGAAATAATGCAGGATAAGAGAACAGCAGAAAGCAAAAGAAGGCTGCAGGCAAGAAGTCACCCATTTCTGATTCAGCCTATTTCTGGGTTTTAAATTAAGGCTCTGAGATTTTTCTGCCTGTCTGACTATGCAACAGCTATATACAGAAGGCAATGaggtgtcattgaaattctactcaatattgatccagagcagattccaatgtatagttagcagagtaaaaatttacaacacattgcaggattcccaaagaagcatttcattcagctgagctttactgctactgaaggcaaatgagcataatggtcacaaatccagtacattcaggattagcactgtccataagaaatccagttgcagcacatTTCATTTAAACTTACAacaacttataataagtctaaaccttaacactatatacggAATACCACACCAGaatgaaaagggagagagagagagagagagagagagaatatgacccaggctccttctggcctcactattacagtcagcatgaccttgacagaagagataagagaactagTTTAGCTTTCAATTCAATCTTTATTAGTTtataaacaatacaaacaattaaaacataacttgaaaaagaaaaaaatacaacatCAAGACACAAAAATATTACAAGCAGACTACTTTCTCCACCAACTTCCGACATCCTCAGCGTGGGTCCTTTGTTTCCTTATTAATTGCATCTATTTTTCAATAAACTTAACCTATATTAAATGTTGTTTGTGTTCTTTTTGCCTTATGTTATTGCAATAGCTAATCAAAACGTACTAAAGCTTTGATGTGGGGACAATGTTCTTTTAATCTATAAATGTCCCATTCAACGATAAACTTTTGGGTCGACCGATCCCCGATCTTCTCTGTCATATTCGCTAATTCCATATACTCAAATAATTTAACCTGCCACTCCTCTTTTGGTGGtattttctctcctttccaccCTTTGGTTATCAGcattctcgctgcagttgttgcatacatctTGGAATGTCTGATGCCATAATGCCTAAgaggaaggcttcaggttttttgaacactttttaaaattcattgtaTATAACTTCCCAAAAGCTCGATAAGAGAAGtggtttaaaccagctgtactcagcttctcaggaggaataacccaaacatcatgaagtttctttcacacagagaagcttccagaactctcttgaattaagtagaataggaaagatctctacacatcagatcaatactttctgcactaagaaaggCAAAGCACATTCGGTGCTTTCCCCGTACTATTCTGGCAGCATCATGCTCCTTCCGTTGTCTTTTATCTTCTGCTATGTAGTCTGCAGTATTAAGTACTACAGCCACACCACGATTGTCAGCAGGCTTAATGTCTTCTCATCTGGAGGTTCCTTAGTGCTGCCATTTCTTCACGTGAAAGGTTGTCATAAGAAGCTGGTTTGCAAATTTTGCTGACTGATAAAGAGAATGGTTTCTAGGGCTGAATTTCTGTTAATATTAGGATTGAACCAGCCTTGCTTGCCTTCAGCAAACGAAGGCCCTCTGAGTCTCTGCCCTCAAAGCTCCATAACTGCACAATTCCTGGGTGTGCTGGTGTCCTCCCAGGATGCGAACAGCTCCTTGAAGTTGGCGTGATGTCCCTTTACTTGCCATGGAGAGGGCCAGCCTGTCTGTCAGAACAGCACCTCTCTTTTCTTGACAAAAGACGAGCTTGTCAAAGCCTTTAtaacacactgggcaatagatataggacgcAATATAGACTTTAACCTatggggaaaactctggaaaaGCGATTTGAAGTTTACAGtgtgttattctttgaaggagaacttcttgaaaatgatttacagatggtatttaactctgagtaggcttgctCAGATGtacaagactgaatcagataagaggtggagggaacattctttcacatgtggtggacttgtaaaagggtaaaagagtattgagaaataatccataatgaattgtgggggaaatgtttaaaagtacttttccaaaaaaacaaacaaccagagtcctttttgtgggggataattcagacagaaattcccaggagtaaaaaaaaaaaatgttatttatgtatgccactactgtggcccatgtttcattatcccaaaaatggaaaatgagcaaggtcccaaccaaagaagaatggcaacttaagatgatggaatatgcacagcttgcagacttaacatatagaataagagaacaacatatgtttagagaagattgggagatgtttattgaatatatgggggggaattgtgtacacgtgaaaatgctggcagccttaagatgaattcaacagtgtaaataccggtaagtttgatgtatgcaataatggaatactgaaaggtttagtttttgtaaaatatgcagggatatgaaaaatgaactatggaaagagaggaagggaagtcattggtattttaaggatgttaaaatgagtattttaaattgtaaaacataaaatttaataaaaattatattaaaaaagaacagTGCCTCTCACTTCAGGTGGATATGTTGGCTGGATGGCAATGGTGTTGCCAGAGGAAGCAGGAGCCAGCAGATGGTGGAGGAAGTCCAACTATCCATTCCCCCCATGGAAGCTAACTCTCCCCAACCACTGCAGGAATGCAGGAGTCCTTGAGACTTGTTTCTCCTCTCGGCACAAGCCTCTTGAGGCAGTGTGCTGGCTTACAATGTCGAAGCTGCAAAGTTAATGCCGATACCCTGACTTCAACATCAAACTGGCCTTTTCTCTAAAGTTCTCCCCAGAATGCCCCAGAAAAAATCCAGGGCAATCTTTTGGAGGGAGAAAAATACCTTCTCATCGAGAAGCCCTTCTACTGCCTGTGTTTAaaagtctttctttttttaaaaaaaaaaaagtgccatgCTGCTTCAGCCTTTGCCTTAATTCCTTAATTGTAACCAGCTTCAGGCTGCAATGTTGTGTGAATTTCATTGTGCTCAGCCAGGCTGGGCAATGGGACCATATGGAAACATCCTTATTTAAACCACTTGGACTGCCACAAAATCTGTTGTATAAACCAGTGCACGACACTCACtcttccctttttaatttttgtttcaggTCATAGAGAAGAGGTACTACTTACGAGATGGTAACCAGGTATGTGTGCTCTCTCCTTAACAGTTAACATTTTGGAAGCtttggcaaagggggaaaaaataggaAGAGATGTCAAAAGGACAAGCACTGATGTAATCCAAGTCATTGCAAAACTCACCAATGAGATAAAGCCTCTGCTTTGCTTAATTTTTAATCTCCTCAGCAAAGAGCTGGGAAGGAAAGCAAGTAGGTATGTCCCAAAAATCTACAGAAGGTAATGTCTGGTTATGGTAGTTGCAGtcgaaattattcaacccccccattgcaaatcagggttattatcaaaatttacagattTTCAGCTGTTTGCAGCGAGCACgtcaaacaaaagcaattgaaatagctcaacacaaTGGATTCTTCATATggttcccccaaattcagctgaaattgcaaAAGGCAGTATTCTTTTTGTTTCTAAGAATTACTGGGCAATGCCAGGTACTTTAGCTAGTATTGTGTAAAccagagattttcaacctttttgagtccacagctcctttgaccaactacattctttctgcggcacccctgtgaggctcaggagcccagttatgtcaccccttgcctgcagcaCCAGcaacccctcacccctttttgagCACCCTCCTTTATGGAGTGTTCCCTCAACCTCCTCTCCCCTCtacttgggagtcctccgggcagccgcTGCTACTGCCTCATGTCTCTGGattccccccatcccccccccaagagagcgtctcccagaggcaccattcgcctgtggagtttatagccagggctgctgcaacaaacagccttgCAAGGctttgagaggcagagatgcaagaggggcatcagaagagggagggaaggaaagaggggcagaggccatTGTTGCctacagcacccctgaccatcattcaaggcaccccagggtgccactgcacactggttgaaaagcaCTGGTATAAACCAGTTCTAATGTAAAGATTTTTGTCTGACAGATTCCTAGCTTCCCAGAGAGAAAAAGATTTGGAGGCGGCTTTGTAAAGAATCTTCACTATGACTGACCGTCACTTGCCAACTAGAGACTGTGGAAAAAGAACGCTTTTACTGCAACATTCCTTTTACTGCAGCAGATACCTTTTGCTAACAAAATCAAGTTCTGGAGCACATAAATCGCCAAGACTGCTCCACTGCAAGTgtttctgagcatgcacagaaggaTCTCTTTCCAGACCTCTGGAAAGAACCCGAGATCTTTTGGACATAGTGCAATGATTTGACTGGATAGGCAGCATCACCGTGGGATATGCTGCCCCATAAAATGGGGTTGTATCCTCCAAGtgatactcagagtaggcccactgaagtCAAGTGAACAAGTTACCGGTAAGTTTATTTATTTCCgcgggtctcctctgagtatgacttggttGAATGCAAACCCCATATTTTTTTCTGTGTTCTGAAAGTTTTATGAACCTGTGCTTCCACCCCTAGCAGAATGGTTGTGCCGAGGTGGACTctaaaaaataatttaaggaTCAAAGATTCATAAGCAACGAAAACATCAGCATTCCAGCTTACTGAACAATACTCCTGCTGATGCTGTGGCGTTGATTTCATCCTGTTGCTAAGGGACTCCCTACCCAAAATATCTATGAGCTGTAAAGAGTTATGTAAAAAATAAGCGAGGGAAACGGGAAGAGATTTGGAAAGCCTACATTGACAATAAATGATGTTGCTAagcacaattaaaaaataaaaataaaaacctggtgGATATTTAATTGAGTTTTTGCATTTAAGCAAAGAACAATAGATACTTTTATGTACTGGACTCGAATACTTAGAGCAGGTGTCTGGGAAGCTTGAGAAATGAGTTAATAATCAGAATGCCCTATTAAATCCAGTCACTGTCCATCAGAAACACTTTTCAGCCATGGCATGCATTGTGTATCTTTTGCACTGGGAAGTATCCTTGGGTAAACACTCCCCCTGGGAGCTGCATGCAGCAAAACTGGGTAGAATTTAACTCATGCTCAGCATGTATTCACAGGGAGCAGAGGTGAAAGTACCCCTTTTGCAAGGATCTGCTTTTTCTAAATACCAGTAATTCTTTTCCCTTTTACTGTGGGAGGCACGACTTCTTTGTTGTGTAGTAATGTAGGTGGAAAAACCCACGGTCAGCAAAGCACACAGACTCCATTTTTTCCTGCAGCACTGCACCATGGAGAAGTCCCTATCGGAGCCCATGTCTACATAAAACAGGTTTTTCCCTCCCCACAGCAGGACTTCCTCATCATGCAGGGATGCAGGAGGGGAAAGTCTGCTTGTTTTTGCAGCACACACCTTCCAAGAAACAGGCATGCAGCGAAGGATAGCAGACctgttttcccccctcctgccGCTTCCTTTGGCTTTGTGCATCTGTTCACAAGAGGGAACGGGCAAGCTTGatcaaactgagcaggatttaacccgTCATCTGTTACTGATTACGAACAGTAATACCAATCAGTTCCTCTTTTAATTCAGAAACACGGTCACATTGGATGCTCCTGGGTTCAGATTATGCTCATGCACTTTTATGATTCAGAATTGTGCTCCTCTGGCTGGATATTGGGCGTTGGATTAAGGAAACTGTCCCATATAAAATATAATTTCATCAGCTGTAGAAACAAATGCCTCACAAGAGTTTTATTGTGTGTCTTATGTATTTGgtattttcataatttttttttttaaggactggaACATGTTTTGCTGTGTTGACACAACATTGCTCTTTCAGCCCAAATTTGAGGAAAGCGTTTCTCCCTAGATCTTGGGGTCTCAGACTTTTTTTCCTctgagccacactttcagaataaaactgCTTGCACCACACCAAGTTTTTAAAttaagaaatacactggaaaacaaaaagaaacagcccctagcagtgcttgatttataatgtAGAACACAACTACAGGTACCTTATAATATCATCATGGGACAattgggacatccagaaagtaaaaaacaatgcagctgcaaaagaacacgaatcattcccaaaatattaaCTAGCCTCTGGGCAGAGGGATCacatctggcccaatcgccttcaaaatccagcccatggacagtccaggaatcagcgtgtttttacatgagtagaatgtgtccttttatttaaactgcatctctgggttatttgtggggcataggaatttgttcattttctttttcaaaatatagactggccccccacaaggtctgagggacagtggactggccccctgctgaaaaagtttgctgactcctgcactTACATATGTACTTTAAGTATGCATACAAAGTCAATGAgtggtgtgagcttgcttttgcctcGTAATCTCATTTACATTAGTTCTAGCTTGAGACAAATAAAACTCTCATCTCCTTATCCACACAAAGaaccctttctcttttctgatcttccaTATCTGTcagaatagccaatgctcttgctctcattttgaaactGTATCCATTTAAAACTAAAATTTAAAACTAAATTTGTCGAAAATGAATAGATTGATTTTGGAATGGTAGACAAAGGATGAACGGGTTAAATCTGTAATAATACATTGGGTGAGGGAT encodes the following:
- the RABL3 gene encoding rab-like protein 3 isoform X1 → MAALERVKVLVLGDSGVGKSSLVHLLCHNQMLGNPSWTVGCSVDVRIHDYKEGTPEEKTYYIELWDVGGSVGSASSVKSTRVVFYNSVNGIILVHDLTNKKSSQNLYRWSLEALNRDVGPSGVLVTNGDYDREQFADNQIPLLVIGTKLDQIPEVKRGDVLTRTAFLAEDFSAEEINLDCTNPRYLAAGSSNAVKLSRFFDKVIEKRYYLRDGNQIPSFPERKRFGGGFVKNLHYD
- the RABL3 gene encoding rab-like protein 3 isoform X2 — encoded protein: MAALERVKVLVLGDSGVGKSSLVHLLCHNQMLGNPSWTVGCSVDVRIHDYKEGTPEEKTYYIELWDVGGSVGSASSVKSTRVVFYNSVNGIILVHDLTNKKSSQNLYRWSLEALNRDVGPSGVLVTNGDYDREQFADNQIPLLVIGTKLDQIPEVKRGDVLTRTAFLAEDFSAEEINLFRTYVLVKDCGFIDSQEKVTC